A window of Amycolatopsis sp. 195334CR genomic DNA:
GGCCGCGCCGGCGGCGCCGTCGATCACCCGCGTCGACCGCGGTGGTTACCGGCAGCGCCGCGAAGCGGCCGAGCCGACAGGAGCGATGACCCAGTGAGCGCAGAGCACGAGCAGATCCACCGGTTCCCGGCGTCCTTCGCCCAGCGGCGGCTGTGGCTGGTCCAGCAGGTCGATCCGGGCAACCCGTTCTACCTGATCCCGATGGGGATGCGGTTGCGCGGCGAACTCGACGTGCCCGCGCTGCGGCGGGCGCTGGCCGCCGTGGTCGACCGGCACGAGGCGCTGCGCACCGGGTTCGCCGTCGAGGACGGCGAGCCGGTGCAGGTGGTGCGTGGCCGGGTGGAGGTGCCGTTGCCGGTGACCGACCTGCGGGCGCACGCCGACCCGGAGGCGGAACTGGCCCGGCTGGAGGCCGAACTCGGCGCGCGCCCGTTCGACCTGGCCGAGCCGCCGCTGCTGCGCGCGCTGCTGGTCCGGCTGGGCGAGGCCGACCACCAGTTGCTGATCACCATCCACCACATCGTCTGCGACGCCTGGTCGCAGGACATCTTCTTCCGCGAACTGGGCGAGTGCTACGCCGCCTTCGCCCGTGACGAGACTCCCGAACTGCCCGAACTCGCCGTGCAGTACCCGGATTTCGCGATCTGGCAACGGGATCTGGCCGAGACACCGGAGTTCGCCCGCCAGCTGGACCACTGGCGCGAGCACCTGCGTGACGCGCCCCGGCTCTCGGCGCTGCCGCTGGACCGGCCGCGCCAGGCGAAGCGGGACCACCGCGGTGCCTGGCACGACTTCGTGGTCCCCGCCGACGTGCTCGATGAGCTCCGGACGTTGGCCAGAGCGCACAACTGCACGTTGTTCATGGTCGTGTTCGCGGCCTTCTCGGTGCTGCTGTCGCGTTCGGCCGGGCAGGACGACCTGGTGATCGGCTCGCCGATCACCGGCCGGGGCCGTCCGGAACTGGAGGACCTGGTCGGGTTCTTCGTCAACACGCTGCCGCTGCGTGCCGACCTCTCCGGCGATCCGGCGTTCACCGAACTGCTCGCCAGGGTGCGCCGGACCTGCCTGGACGGGGTGGCCAACCAGGACGTGCCGTTCGAGAAGCTGGTCGAGGAGCTGGCACCGGACCGCGACCCCAGCCACGACCCGCTGTTCCAGAACATCCTGGTGTTCCAGGGACCGGCGAGCGCCGAGGTCGGCGTCGGCGACCTTTCCCTGGAGTACCAGGGGAAGAACAACAACACCGCGAAGTTCGACCTGTCCCTGTACGCGGGGGAGGCCGAGGACGGGCTGCGGTGTTCCTTCGAGTACGCCACCGCGTTGTTCGACCCCGGAACCGTCGAACGCCTCGGCCGCCGGTTCACCACGTTGCTGACCGGGATCACCGCGGACCCCGGCACGCCGCTGTCCGCGTTGCCGCTGCTGGACGGCGGTGAGCGCGACCGCCTGCTGGAGTGGGGGCGGCGCGGCTGGCCCGAGGTGCCGGTGCCGGAGGCCACCCTGCCGGAACTGGTGCTCGGGTCCACTTCGGACGCGACCGCGGTGTGGCACGCGGATCGGGTGCTGACCTACGCCGAGCTGGACCGGGAATCCGGCCGGCTGGCCCGGCGCCTGCGGGCCGCCGGGATCGGACCGGACGTGCGGGTCGGCGTGTGCCTGCCGCGCACACCGGACCTGGTGATCGCGTTGCTCGCGGTATTGCGGGCCGGGGGCGCGTACGTGCCGCTGGACCCGGAGTACCCCGCCGAGCGGCGGCGGCTCATGCTCACCGACGCGGACGCTCCCGCGCTGATCACCGACGACCCCGGCGCCTTCGACGGCTATGACGGCCAGGTGCTCACCGTCGGGGGCGATGGCGCGGAGGCCCCACTGCCGGAAACGCCGCCGTCCGGGCAGAGCGCCGCCTACGTCATTTACACCAGCGGCTCCACCGGCCGTCCTAAAGGGACGGTCATCTCCCACGACGCCGTGCGGCACCTGCTGTCCTGGGGCCGCGACCTGCTCGACGACGACGAACTGGCCGGCGCGGTCGCGACCTCCTCGGTCTGCTTCGACGCCTCCGTGCTCGACCTGTGGGTGCCGCTGGCCTTCGGCGGCCGGGTGGTGCTGGTGGACAACGCGTTGCACGTCGGCACGCTGCCGGACGAGGCGGCGGCGATGGCGCGGTACTTCTTCGCGGTGCCTTCGGTGGTCGGTGAACTGCTGCGGGCCGGGCGCCTGCCCAGCGACCTGCGCACCTACATCGCCGGTGGCGAGGAACTGCCCGCGGCCACGGCACGCGCGATCTTCGACGCCGGTGCCCGCCGGGTGGTCAACGTCTACGGCCCCACCGAAACCACGGTCGTCGCCACCAGCCTCGAACTGACCGCGGGCGAACAGCCGGACGTGCACCTGGGCCGGCCGCTCGGCCACGCCAGGGTGTTCGTGCTCGACGACACGGGCGCACTCGCGCCGACCGGGGTCTTCGGTGAGCTGTACATCGGTGGTTCGGGGGTCGGGCTCGGTTACCTCGGCAATCCGGCGCTGACCGCGTCGCGGTTCGTGCCCGATCCCTTCGGTGAGCCGGGTGCGCGGCTGTACCGCACCGGTGACGTGGTGCGCTGGCGGTCCGACAGCGGGCTGGAGTTCCGCGGCCGGGCCGACCACCAGGTGAAGATCCGCGGGTTCCGGATCGAACTGGGTGAGGTGGAGGCGGCGCTGGCCGGGTTCCCCGGGGTCACCGAATCGGCCGCGAAGGTGGTCACCACCGAGGCGGGGGAGCGGCTGCTGGCCGGGTACCTCACCGGGGACGTGGACACCGGCGCGGTGAAGGCGTTCCTGCGTGAGCGCCTGCCCGCCTACCTGGTGCCCGGCGTGCTCGTCCGGCTGGACGAACTGCCGCGCACGGTGAGCGGGAAACCCGATCGCTCGCGCCTGCCCGAGCCCCGGCCCGCCGCGCGCGAGACCCAGCGCGTGGCCCCGCGCAACCAGATGGAACGGCTGGTGCTCGGCATCTGGCAGGACGTGCTGTCGCGGCAGGACGTCGGGCCGCACGACAACTTCTTCGACCTCGGCGGGCATTCGCTGCTGCTGATCCGCATGCACACCGCGCTGACCGAGGCGTTGCCGGTGACCGTGCCCTTCGCCGAGTTGTTCCGCCACACCACGGTCAGCACGCTCGCCGCCCACCTGCGCGAACTCGCTGAACCCGTCACACCGAAGGCCGTTGTGAAGGAGGAGAAACCGGTGCGCAGCAGCGAGAAACCCAGCGCCCGCGAGAACGACATCGCGGTCATCGGCATGGCCTGCCGGTACCCGGGCGCGAGCAGCCCCGAGGAGTACTGGCGGGTGCTGCTGGACGGCCTCGAAACGATCACCACCGCCACCGCGGACGAGATCCGCGCGGCGGGGTTCGGTGACGACGCCTTCGCCGAGGACTTCGTGCCGCGCGGTGGCGCGCTCCAGGGCATCGAGTACTTCGACGCGGGCTACTTCGGCTACAGCCCCAGCGAAGCGGAGCTGATCGACCCGCAGCAGCGGCTGTTCCTGGAGTGCTCGGCCGAGGCGCTGCAACGCGCCGGGCACGACCCCGAGCAGTTCGAGGGCGGCATCGGCGTCTACGCCGGGGTCGGGCACAGCGACTACATGTGGCACAACACCTTCGTCAACCAGGAGACGGTGCCGAACTCCAACGGCGCGCACCTGCTGATCTCCTGGGACAAGGACCATCTGGCCACCCGGGTTTCCTACAAGCTGAACCTGCGCGGCCCGGCGATGACCGTGCAGACCGCGTGCTCCACCTCGCTGGTGGCCACCCACGTCGCGGCCCGCGCGCTGCTCGCCGGCGAGTGCGACATGGCGCTGGCCGGTGGCGCGTCGATCCTCATCCCGAACGTCGGCTACAAGTGGGTCGAAGGCGGGATCTTCAGCCCGGACGGGCACTGCCGCCCGTTCGACGCGGCTTCGCAGGGCACGCTGCCGGGCAGCGGCGTCGGCGTGGTGGTGCTCAAGCGGCTGGCCGACGCGCTCGCCGACGGCGACCCGGTGCACGCGGTGATCCGCGGTTCGGCGATCAACAACGACGGTTCGGCGAAGGTCGGCTACACCGCGCCGGGCGTGGCCGGGCAGGCCGCGGTGATCCGGAAGGCGCTGGCCGCGGCGGGCACCGAACCGGGCAGCATCGGGCTGATCGAGGCACACGGCACCGGCACGGTGCTCGGCGACCCGATCGAGGTGACCGCGCTGACCCAGGCGTTCACCGAGCACGGCCCGCTGCCGCCCGCGTCGTGCGCGCTCGGCTCGGCCAAGTCCAACTTCGGCCACCTCGGGACCGCGGCCGGGGTCGCCGGGCTGATGAAGGCGGCGCTCGCCGTCGAGCACGGGGTCGTACCGCCGTCGCTGCACTTCGAACGCCCGAACCCGAACACCGATCTCGACGGCAGCCCGTTCTTCGTCAGCAGCGAACCGGCCGCTTTCCCCGGTGACGGCCCGCGTCGCGCGGGTGTCACCGCACTGGGCATCGGCGGTACCAACGCCCACGTCGTGCTGGAACAGCCACCGGCGCGGCAGCCGTCGACGCCCGGTCGGGGCTGGCAGATCCTGCCGCTTTCCGCCCGCAGCCGCGGTGCGCTGGACACCGCGACCAAGGAACTGGCCGACCACCTCGCCGGGACACCGGACACCGATCTCGCCGACGTGGCCTACACGCTGCAGCTCGGCCGGACCGCGC
This region includes:
- a CDS encoding non-ribosomal peptide synthetase; amino-acid sequence: MSAEHEQIHRFPASFAQRRLWLVQQVDPGNPFYLIPMGMRLRGELDVPALRRALAAVVDRHEALRTGFAVEDGEPVQVVRGRVEVPLPVTDLRAHADPEAELARLEAELGARPFDLAEPPLLRALLVRLGEADHQLLITIHHIVCDAWSQDIFFRELGECYAAFARDETPELPELAVQYPDFAIWQRDLAETPEFARQLDHWREHLRDAPRLSALPLDRPRQAKRDHRGAWHDFVVPADVLDELRTLARAHNCTLFMVVFAAFSVLLSRSAGQDDLVIGSPITGRGRPELEDLVGFFVNTLPLRADLSGDPAFTELLARVRRTCLDGVANQDVPFEKLVEELAPDRDPSHDPLFQNILVFQGPASAEVGVGDLSLEYQGKNNNTAKFDLSLYAGEAEDGLRCSFEYATALFDPGTVERLGRRFTTLLTGITADPGTPLSALPLLDGGERDRLLEWGRRGWPEVPVPEATLPELVLGSTSDATAVWHADRVLTYAELDRESGRLARRLRAAGIGPDVRVGVCLPRTPDLVIALLAVLRAGGAYVPLDPEYPAERRRLMLTDADAPALITDDPGAFDGYDGQVLTVGGDGAEAPLPETPPSGQSAAYVIYTSGSTGRPKGTVISHDAVRHLLSWGRDLLDDDELAGAVATSSVCFDASVLDLWVPLAFGGRVVLVDNALHVGTLPDEAAAMARYFFAVPSVVGELLRAGRLPSDLRTYIAGGEELPAATARAIFDAGARRVVNVYGPTETTVVATSLELTAGEQPDVHLGRPLGHARVFVLDDTGALAPTGVFGELYIGGSGVGLGYLGNPALTASRFVPDPFGEPGARLYRTGDVVRWRSDSGLEFRGRADHQVKIRGFRIELGEVEAALAGFPGVTESAAKVVTTEAGERLLAGYLTGDVDTGAVKAFLRERLPAYLVPGVLVRLDELPRTVSGKPDRSRLPEPRPAARETQRVAPRNQMERLVLGIWQDVLSRQDVGPHDNFFDLGGHSLLLIRMHTALTEALPVTVPFAELFRHTTVSTLAAHLRELAEPVTPKAVVKEEKPVRSSEKPSARENDIAVIGMACRYPGASSPEEYWRVLLDGLETITTATADEIRAAGFGDDAFAEDFVPRGGALQGIEYFDAGYFGYSPSEAELIDPQQRLFLECSAEALQRAGHDPEQFEGGIGVYAGVGHSDYMWHNTFVNQETVPNSNGAHLLISWDKDHLATRVSYKLNLRGPAMTVQTACSTSLVATHVAARALLAGECDMALAGGASILIPNVGYKWVEGGIFSPDGHCRPFDAASQGTLPGSGVGVVVLKRLADALADGDPVHAVIRGSAINNDGSAKVGYTAPGVAGQAAVIRKALAAAGTEPGSIGLIEAHGTGTVLGDPIEVTALTQAFTEHGPLPPASCALGSAKSNFGHLGTAAGVAGLMKAALAVEHGVVPPSLHFERPNPNTDLDGSPFFVSSEPAAFPGDGPRRAGVTALGIGGTNAHVVLEQPPARQPSTPGRGWQILPLSARSRGALDTATKELADHLAGTPDTDLADVAYTLQLGRTALDQRRVVLAKTTAEAAELARDGGEEFLRVRESGDARSSWTLVLPGAFPVAPGRLAKLYWRLPVIRAAVDECCDLLTPGLGADLRESVFLAPADDPVDPGFEKAARFVTLYALARGLTELGLRPDEIAASGAGELVAACLTGVLDLQQAVSVLLGQGAPEAGAAPEMPWSSVACDGFVTEDELGDPEFWTDGIWAGGDFGEVLEPLLDDPAQVLVVAGATGSVPGWEPPSGELVEVLPEDSADAEYDFAAALGRLWLSGAVVHWKSLFEGQRRARLRLPTYPFERNRYWLEPPAEAKPSAIAVPAGERVADPADWFYAPSWKRATRPVATGTGGTWLVAGMDTIAGDVAELGADRVIPVHWGRSFADLGEDGYLVDPESPADWERLVEALRDAGEAPDHIVHGAGVMDDDTAPGGYDSFLGVLFHARALAKAGVTGVNLSVLTVSGLAIADEPRVLPERGMISGLLRVVAQEAPGLRCRFVDAGPVGTGKRRARLLGRLTAELLAGDEPCAAYRGEHRWVPDHVAVPLPDADSSLLRRDGCYLIVGGLGRMGTEIARLLAGARIGLIRRSGTDDIRVIQELESAGSEVAAITADVADEAAFSDAVARLEERLGRFDGVFHAAGVVSGERLVPVADATAEAARAHLAAKADGAAVLARVFAGRELDFVFLCSSISSVLGGAGFATYSAAAVYAELFAARQSMAGETPWIAVAWDSWRNTGKLGLDGGEAREVLRRVFAADPLPQLVVSTGNLPARIAEAAGGQETGDPAQETSETVYPRPDLATEYLAPRDETERRIAGLWQGLLGIDRVGVRDNFFELGGHSLLAVRLVSALQSEFGDTTVSLATVLKATTVELLAGAVAGTPSGGDASCVVPVHTTPGAPKLFLVHPLGGTVLCYHALAGQLAPEWSLYGLQSPSVSGGDGPETVPELAARYVSDLRAEQPEGPYHLGGWSLGGAIAYEMARQLTAAGQRVAEVVIMDVEPPDPDQPVRTTEAEIVLALLDARDLAVTDLPEPGTGTVAERMRAYADWAGERGLVKPGPDTDRLVRLFVAAHHNLTAWQSYRPEPYAGRVVFLQAEESGADGADCYGWRSYASAIEPHKVPGGHETMLREPHVATVAKVLSGSLVEP